Proteins found in one Colletes latitarsis isolate SP2378_abdomen chromosome 8, iyColLati1, whole genome shotgun sequence genomic segment:
- the LOC143344832 gene encoding small ubiquitin-related modifier, whose translation MSDNQEQKPEAGPGDANSEYIKLKVVGNDSNEIHFRVKMTTQMGKLKKSYSDRVGVPMTSLRFLFDGKRINDDETPKQLEMENDDVIEVYQEQTGGHY comes from the exons ATGTCCGATAATCAG GAGCAAAAACCCGAAGCCGGCCCAGGCGACGCGAATTCTGAATACATCAAGCTTAAAGTCGTTGGGAAC gacAGCAATGAAATTCATTTTAGGGTAAAGATGACTACTCAGATGGGTAAACTCAAGAAGTCGTACAGCGATCGTGTG GGTGTTCCTATGACATCACTCAGGTTTCTTTTTGATGGTAAAAGAATTAATGATGATGAAACACCAAAGCAG ttggAAATGGAAAATGATGATGTAATTGAAGTATACCAAGAACAAACAGGTGGTCATTACTGA